DNA sequence from the Leptospira limi genome:
ACCTCAACCTTCTGATAAGGAAAAAAAACTGAGGGAAGAAAAGGAACTCGCTGAAAAACAAAAACAGGAATCAGAGGAACTCAAGGCCAAGGAAGAGAAACTTAAAAAAAGGGAAGAACAACTTTCGAATGCAAAACGCCATTATCTAGAAGGATCCTTAGGATTAGGAAGTGGAGAAAACCAAATGGAACTCCGTCCTTTCTTTCAGACCATCCAAATCGCTGGACTTCTATTTGGCGGTGGGCAAACAGAGTTACAAACTACCCCTTACAAAACCAAAAATCACAGTTTTACTCCTCGATTGTTTTATGCATGGAATCGGTTTACCTTTGAAATTCGTGGAACAGAAGCCAATGGGAATTTTGATGTTAGTGGTTTCCAAACTCTTAGCTTCGGTGGTGGAGGTGGATCATCTACTAGTACGGAACGTACGACAAATGTTTTGTTTGGTCATGGCGATACAAAATTCCAAAAAGTCTCCTCAAGGGTTGGGTTTACTCCGTACCCGCACCCTCTATTTGATTTTCAAATTGTCGGAGGTGTGGAACGGATTTGGACAAAATCCAATCATGAAGTGGATAGCATTGGTGCCACAACAAGTACAGGAGTGAATCCGAGTCGTATTAGTTACCGTGAATCGAGTCAGTCACTGAAAGGCTATAGTATTGGGATTGGTTATGAATGGAAATTTTGGGATCGATTTTCTTTACAAGGCCAGATTTTACATTTGGATATGCAAGGACCATCTTCCTTTCGAAATAATGAGTTTAGTTTTGACGCTTCGCCAATTAAATATCGACCATTTGGTTTAGACTACCAATGGAAATCCACTGGTACAGAAGTGAATGTAAAATTCTCGACTAAGATCAAAGGTGATGTTAGTTTCTTTTTGGAAGCAAGTAATATGGTCTTAAAAAATAAATTAGGATCAGGTTATATTACAGAAAACGATGGAGGTGGAGGGAATTCAGATCCTTCTCAAATTTTAGTGAAAGTATATGCTCCTCAGATTCTCATTCCTATGTTATTGGATTCAAAGACTATTCTCACGTCTGTTCAAGTTGGTGCAAATTATCGCTTTAATTTTTAATAAGAAAACTTATTCTAAAGTATAATTTACTACAAATAGAGAGGGATAACTTTTTAATTAAATCCGTGCGCCCGGAATAATTTATTGCCTGGAATTGAGAATCCTGAGATCATTTCAATTAGGCTTCAAGATGTTTAGAAAGGTTCAAAAATTTTTTCTTTTCGTCCTTTTATTGTGTTTATTAACACTTACAATAGTAGAGTGTAAGGCACCTGAAAATAATAATCTTTGCGATCCAAGTTCAGATACATTTAAAGAAACTCAAATTACGAAAATCTTCGCAAAGGATAACTCTCCTCTTTGCGGTAAAGATTATATATCAAACATTATCCCTTATTCAATCACAGGATCAATTTCAGGTTTAGTCAGTTCTGGCTTAAGACTTTCTCTCAATGGAGTTGTTACCCTGCCGGTGGAGAACGGCAGTAAAAATTTTTATTTTTTGAACATACTTACCAACGGATCTTCGTATTTAGTGAAGGTCTCGAGCCAACCTGCAGGTTTTTTGTGTACGGTCACTAATGGAGAAGGAATTGTAAAAAATTCCGATGTAACTTCAGTTTCCGTTTCTTGTGTTCCCACTTGTAATCCTTGTAATTTGTTCCTTACGTTATCCGGATACCCACCAAACCCAGGAAGTGCTAAAAATTTCGATACTTCCTGTATGGCTGATGGTTATTATCCTGGAACCGGAAATTATAAAGCGATGGTAGTTGATGGCGTAACAAGAAATGCATCGAACACTGCTAATGTGGGAGATGGACAAATCGATTGGGTATTTGCACCAAATCGGACATATCGCCAATCTGAAGGCGATATCAGCACTACAAATTCTGCAGGATTATTCGTGACTGCGTTGACAATTCGATTCTCAGTCAATTCAAAATATTGGACTGGATTAAATACCAATTGGACTACCAATACAAGTAATACCTGTGACTTATGGAGGAATGCAACTGGATCCTTTACGGGTGTTATGGGACAAGGAAATTCTACGTTGATAGCTGACATCACAGCTGGTTGGACTCCAGATCCTTGTAATTTAAGTAACCAACAGTTAATCTGTGTCGAACAATAACTCCCTTCAACGCATTAACTCCACATAAACTCAGTTAGACGATTTCCTTAATTCAAATTGGTCTCTTATTCCCGTTCCAATTTCCATTTTTCTGCTGATTTGAAAATCTCCTCGGCGAGATAAGCAAGTGTTGGTCCCGATTTTTTGCGATAACAGAGGTAAAATTTTCGTTCGGTGTTCCAGTCATCGAATTTAATTTTTTTCAATTTGGAATTAATAGAATATTCAGATAAAAATCCAATCCCAAGTCCTGCTTCTAATGATTTGATCACGGATTCTACACTCCTCAGTTCCATTGCTATGTTTGGACCAAAATCTTTTGTAAATGATTTGATCTTTTTTTCGACGGCCTTTCTCAGAGCGGAACCAGGATGGAAACATACAAAAGGTTGTTTTTTTAAATCCTCAATTTTGATTTTTGTCTTCTGAAAGATTGGATGGTCTTTTGCGGCAACAGGATAAATTCTGTCGGATAAAAATTCCAATACATTCAAACTTGGTTCCGAAATGGGTCCTGTTAAGACACCAAGATCAACTTCCCCTTTTAATATTGCATCCTTAGTTTCAGATGCATCTCCTTCTCGAACGGATAGGGAGAGTCCTGGTCTTTTTTTTAGAATTTCTTTTAGGATTTGAGGTAAGATCCAAGCGGATACTGTCCCACCTGCAGAAATTGAAAAGTTTCCTTTTAATTCATTCTCTTTTGAAAAAGCATTTTGAATTTCTTCCCATAACTCTTTCATCCGAATTGAATATTGATAGAACCTTTCACCTTCATGTGTGAGTCGAACTGATCTTCCTCCTCTTTCCAAAACGGTGATCCCTAATTCTTTTTCTAAAAGAAACATTTGTTTGGATAGTGCTGGTTGTGTTAATCCCAAACGACTTGCCGCTTTTTGAAATGTACCTGATTCTGAGATTTCTAGAAAGTAAATGATCTGACGGAATTCCATAAACACATATAACTTTTAGTTATATATTTCATAAAACCAATTTATTTGCATTATATTCAAATATTTGATACTGTCTTTACCAAGAGGGAAATATGGGACAGACTCTATACGACAAAATTTGGGAAAACCATCGGATCATTGAAAGTTCAGATTCGGAAACGATATTATATGTGGACAGGCATATCCTTCATGAAGTGACTTCAGCCCAGGCATTTGAAGGTTTGAGATCTAAGAATCGGGATGTGAGAAGGAAAGATCTCACCTTTGGCGTTGTGGATCACAATGTTTCCACTAGGGATCGAAAAAATCGAGATGCTGCGGGGCCAGTCTCACGTTTACAAATTGATACAATGGAGAAAAACTGTAAGGAATTTGGGATCCTATTGTATGGACCAGAAGATCCCGAACAGGGGATCGTACATGTTGTTGGTCCCGAGTTAGGTTTTACAATTCCAGGTTCTGTGATTGTATGCGGGGATTCTCATACTGCAACCCATGGCGCCTTTGGTGCGTTAGCGTTCGGAATTGGAACGAGTGAAGTGGAACATGTTCTTGCGACTCAAACTTTAAAACAAGCAAAAACCAAATCAATGTTAGTTCGATTTGTTGGGAAACCAGGATTTGGGATTACGGCAAAAGATATTGTCCTTGCCCTCATCGCAAAAATCGGAACTTCAGGAGGAAGAGGGTATACAATAGAATATTCTGGTGAATGGATTGAATCGTTATCGATGGAAGCTCGAATGACCTTATGCAATATGAGTATCGAAGCCGGTGCAAGAGCAAGTCTTATCGCACCAGACGAGATAACATTTAATTATTTAAGAGATAAAAAACTCATTCCGAAAGGTGAAAGTTTTCAAAATGCAGTCGAGTATTGGAAAACGTTTTTTTCAGATGCTGATGCTATTTTTGATTCCAAGATCGAATTGGATATTTCTAAGATTGAACCACAGGTCACGTGGGGGACAAATCCATCACAGACGATATCGATTGGAAGTGTCATTCCTAATCCAGAAGAGTTCCAAGATATTCGGGAAAGAGAAACTGCAAAAAATGCTTTAGCGTATATGGATTTACAACCAGGTACTCCAATGTCTGAAATTAACATCGATAAGGTGTTTATCGGGTCCTGTACGAATGGTAGAATTGAAGATTTACGATCTGCTGCGGAAGTGGCAAAAGGAAAAAAAGTTCATCCGAATGTACAAGCTCTTGTGGTTCCTGGTTCTGGTAGAGTCAAACGGCAAGCAGAGCAAGAAGGTTTGGACAAAATCTTTGTAGAAGCAGGATTTGAATGGAGAGAACCTGGTTGTTCTCTTTGCCTTGCGATGAATGACGACGTTTTACAACCAGGAGAAAGATGTGCTTCTACTTCTAATCGTAACTTTGAAGGAAGGCAGGGAAGAGGCGGGAGGACACATCTAGTGAGTCCTTCTATGGCAGCTGCAGCAGCAGTGACTGGAAAATTAACAGATGTGAGGAGATTCGCATGAAGGCAAATCATTGGACAAAACATACGGGAGTTGTTGTCTCCATTCCAAGAGATGACATTGATACAGATCAAATACTTCCAAAACAATTTATGAAGTTAATCAATAAAAATGGTTTTGCTACCCATTTATTCCATGATTGGCGGTATTTAGATTTTGAAGGAAAGGTATCGAATCCAGAATTCATTTTGAACCAAGAGGGATTTATGAATGCAAGTGTTCTCATTGCAGGAAAAAATTTTGGCTGTGGTTCGAGTCGGGAACATGCACCTTGGGCACTTGCTGATTTTGGATTCCGAGTGATTATCGCCCCTTCTTTTGCTGACATATTTTCGATTAATGCTGCTAAGAATGGAATCGCTCTCGTTCGGTTGCAAGAAGGAGAAATCCGTTCTTTGTTGGAA
Encoded proteins:
- a CDS encoding LA_0442/LA_0875 N-terminal domain-containing protein, which encodes MKQYLLLFYTLFLFANLSLHSETILFKSGEKVEGSVLAQDKDSVKIKLPDGNTKVYPKSLIQKVFYGRKTDSEVLKKEPQPSDKEKKLREEKELAEKQKQESEELKAKEEKLKKREEQLSNAKRHYLEGSLGLGSGENQMELRPFFQTIQIAGLLFGGGQTELQTTPYKTKNHSFTPRLFYAWNRFTFEIRGTEANGNFDVSGFQTLSFGGGGGSSTSTERTTNVLFGHGDTKFQKVSSRVGFTPYPHPLFDFQIVGGVERIWTKSNHEVDSIGATTSTGVNPSRISYRESSQSLKGYSIGIGYEWKFWDRFSLQGQILHLDMQGPSSFRNNEFSFDASPIKYRPFGLDYQWKSTGTEVNVKFSTKIKGDVSFFLEASNMVLKNKLGSGYITENDGGGGNSDPSQILVKVYAPQILIPMLLDSKTILTSVQVGANYRFNF
- a CDS encoding DUF1554 domain-containing protein, giving the protein MNILTNGSSYLVKVSSQPAGFLCTVTNGEGIVKNSDVTSVSVSCVPTCNPCNLFLTLSGYPPNPGSAKNFDTSCMADGYYPGTGNYKAMVVDGVTRNASNTANVGDGQIDWVFAPNRTYRQSEGDISTTNSAGLFVTALTIRFSVNSKYWTGLNTNWTTNTSNTCDLWRNATGSFTGVMGQGNSTLIADITAGWTPDPCNLSNQQLICVEQ
- a CDS encoding LysR family transcriptional regulator, whose product is MEFRQIIYFLEISESGTFQKAASRLGLTQPALSKQMFLLEKELGITVLERGGRSVRLTHEGERFYQYSIRMKELWEEIQNAFSKENELKGNFSISAGGTVSAWILPQILKEILKKRPGLSLSVREGDASETKDAILKGEVDLGVLTGPISEPSLNVLEFLSDRIYPVAAKDHPIFQKTKIKIEDLKKQPFVCFHPGSALRKAVEKKIKSFTKDFGPNIAMELRSVESVIKSLEAGLGIGFLSEYSINSKLKKIKFDDWNTERKFYLCYRKKSGPTLAYLAEEIFKSAEKWKLERE
- the leuC gene encoding 3-isopropylmalate dehydratase large subunit produces the protein MGQTLYDKIWENHRIIESSDSETILYVDRHILHEVTSAQAFEGLRSKNRDVRRKDLTFGVVDHNVSTRDRKNRDAAGPVSRLQIDTMEKNCKEFGILLYGPEDPEQGIVHVVGPELGFTIPGSVIVCGDSHTATHGAFGALAFGIGTSEVEHVLATQTLKQAKTKSMLVRFVGKPGFGITAKDIVLALIAKIGTSGGRGYTIEYSGEWIESLSMEARMTLCNMSIEAGARASLIAPDEITFNYLRDKKLIPKGESFQNAVEYWKTFFSDADAIFDSKIELDISKIEPQVTWGTNPSQTISIGSVIPNPEEFQDIRERETAKNALAYMDLQPGTPMSEINIDKVFIGSCTNGRIEDLRSAAEVAKGKKVHPNVQALVVPGSGRVKRQAEQEGLDKIFVEAGFEWREPGCSLCLAMNDDVLQPGERCASTSNRNFEGRQGRGGRTHLVSPSMAAAAAVTGKLTDVRRFA
- the leuD gene encoding 3-isopropylmalate dehydratase small subunit, which codes for MKANHWTKHTGVVVSIPRDDIDTDQILPKQFMKLINKNGFATHLFHDWRYLDFEGKVSNPEFILNQEGFMNASVLIAGKNFGCGSSREHAPWALADFGFRVIIAPSFADIFSINAAKNGIALVRLQEGEIRSLLEWVSKQRIAQIQINLETYELIAGEHSFSFQLDSASVNRIRNGWDDIDITLKHANEILEFETKQRKERSFLEVCW